The following proteins come from a genomic window of bacterium:
- a CDS encoding DUF4338 domain-containing protein codes for MRIWNELMIQDHPRGAGPLVGRQLRYLVQSEHGWLGGISFSSAALHLEARDKWIGWNWDMRQESLHHVVNMSRFLIRSCISCKNLASRALGLVIKQFPGDFEFCYGHRPRLLENFVDTTHYRGTCYKAANWQWIGRTKGRGRQDLMKKHEETVKDIYVYPLDKDFRIKIGLPENSGLGALDLHFGIDGGNWAENEFGGSLLGDQRLSSRLVEIGHSQAMNPSCSHSGAVEGNWPKVKAYYRLIDKPDDSAVTMANILLPHREQTIRRMKAEGAVLCIQDGSDLDYNSLDQCEGLGVIGSNQTGAKSRGLHMHSTLVVTTEGLPLGVLQSEVTAPKPKSKDDNRPAFAIPIEEKKTFPWIKGVRDCQELKALMPHTSIINVMNREGDFFDMFDDQRCNCASVDLLVRAKHDRSTTGKYKLFETARQSLVQAQIGIKVPRQSARSKKSKQKARAKRPARTAQVSVRST; via the coding sequence ATGCGAATCTGGAATGAATTGATGATCCAGGATCATCCACGAGGCGCGGGACCATTGGTTGGCCGCCAGCTTCGTTATCTCGTTCAATCAGAACATGGCTGGCTGGGAGGAATAAGCTTCAGCTCCGCTGCTCTGCACCTTGAGGCTCGTGACAAATGGATCGGCTGGAATTGGGATATGCGGCAAGAAAGTTTACACCACGTTGTGAATATGAGCCGGTTTTTAATTCGTTCATGTATATCATGTAAAAACCTTGCTTCTCGTGCCCTTGGTCTGGTCATCAAGCAATTTCCCGGTGATTTTGAGTTTTGTTATGGGCACAGGCCCCGGCTTCTCGAAAACTTTGTTGATACGACTCATTACAGAGGAACATGTTACAAGGCCGCAAACTGGCAATGGATTGGTCGTACCAAAGGGAGGGGCAGACAGGATTTAATGAAAAAACATGAGGAAACAGTAAAGGATATTTATGTTTATCCTCTTGATAAAGATTTTCGTATCAAGATAGGCCTTCCTGAAAATAGTGGCCTGGGCGCTCTTGATCTCCATTTTGGTATTGATGGTGGAAACTGGGCGGAAAACGAATTTGGCGGTTCTCTGCTGGGTGATCAACGATTAAGCAGTCGACTTGTCGAAATTGGACATAGTCAAGCCATGAACCCCAGCTGCTCCCACAGTGGCGCGGTAGAAGGCAATTGGCCGAAAGTTAAAGCTTATTACCGCTTAATCGACAAACCTGATGATTCTGCAGTTACCATGGCTAATATTCTCTTGCCGCACCGTGAACAAACGATCCGACGAATGAAAGCGGAAGGCGCTGTGTTATGTATCCAAGACGGCAGTGATCTTGATTATAACAGCCTTGACCAGTGTGAAGGCCTTGGGGTGATTGGTTCTAATCAGACTGGGGCAAAAAGTCGTGGCTTACATATGCATTCCACGCTTGTCGTAACCACCGAAGGTCTGCCTCTGGGTGTCCTGCAATCTGAGGTAACAGCGCCAAAGCCAAAATCAAAAGACGATAATCGGCCCGCATTTGCAATTCCAATTGAAGAAAAGAAGACTTTTCCCTGGATTAAAGGAGTGCGTGACTGTCAGGAATTAAAAGCTTTGATGCCGCACACATCTATAATTAACGTCATGAATCGGGAGGGCGATTTCTTTGACATGTTTGACGATCAGCGCTGTAACTGTGCCAGTGTTGATTTACTTGTACGCGCCAAACATGATCGTAGTACCACAGGTAAATACAAACTGTTTGAGACAGCAAGACAATCGCTGGTTCAAGCACAAATTGGAATTAAAGTCCCAAGGCAAAGCGCCAGAAGTAAAAAGAGTAAACAAAAAGCACGGGCCAAAAGACCCGCCCGCACTGCGCAGGTTTCAGTT
- a CDS encoding transposase — MKDTENNDGIYILRTNREKLKEKQIWNIYNMLTDIEDAFRCMKSELGFRPIHHQKELRADG, encoded by the coding sequence CTGAAAGATACAGAAAACAACGATGGAATATATATCTTACGCACCAACAGGGAAAAACTCAAAGAAAAACAGATATGGAATATCTACAACATGCTTACCGATATAGAAGACGCATTCCGCTGCATGAAGTCTGAATTAGGATTTAGACCAATCCATCACCAGAAAGAATTAAGAGCAGATGG